In Bacillus cereus ATCC 14579, a single window of DNA contains:
- a CDS encoding alpha/beta hydrolase, with translation MNVQESFVTALDGSEIYLRKWLPEGDPRGIIQIAHGMTEHAGVYTEFVDALLEAGYGVYAHDHKGHGKTVKKEEDYGHFEPNIGWNQVVSDVIFVSEKIKEEQSSPLFLLGHSMGSFLSRRAVQLRGELYDGFLISGTGGNPGLLGAIGHKVATIEMKLRGAKTKSPMLNFLSFGNFNSNFKPNRTKFDWLSSDNNQVDKYIADPLCGFICTTSFYRELFSGVLEVNKLEEYKKTPKNLPIHIFSGDRDPVGDMGKGVKEVYENYKKCGVKDVTLRLYENGRHEMFHEVNKDEVFKDLISWLDAHNK, from the coding sequence ATGAATGTACAGGAAAGTTTCGTTACGGCATTGGATGGATCGGAAATTTATTTGCGTAAGTGGTTACCAGAAGGAGATCCGAGAGGAATTATTCAAATTGCACATGGCATGACAGAGCATGCAGGGGTGTATACAGAATTTGTAGATGCTTTATTGGAAGCAGGGTATGGTGTTTATGCGCATGATCATAAAGGACATGGGAAAACAGTAAAAAAAGAAGAAGATTATGGTCATTTTGAACCAAATATAGGCTGGAATCAAGTTGTATCGGATGTTATCTTTGTTTCAGAAAAGATAAAAGAAGAGCAGTCAAGTCCTTTGTTTTTACTTGGACATAGTATGGGTTCTTTTTTATCAAGACGTGCTGTACAACTTAGAGGCGAATTATATGATGGATTTCTGATTTCAGGAACAGGTGGAAATCCAGGGCTTTTAGGAGCTATTGGTCATAAAGTAGCAACAATCGAAATGAAATTGCGTGGGGCAAAAACGAAAAGTCCAATGTTAAACTTTTTATCTTTCGGAAACTTCAATTCGAACTTTAAGCCAAATCGTACAAAATTTGATTGGTTATCTTCAGATAATAATCAAGTTGATAAATATATTGCGGATCCGTTATGTGGTTTCATTTGTACGACGAGTTTTTACCGAGAATTATTTTCTGGTGTATTAGAAGTAAATAAACTAGAAGAATACAAGAAGACGCCAAAGAATCTTCCAATACATATATTCTCTGGTGATCGTGATCCTGTTGGCGATATGGGGAAAGGTGTAAAAGAAGTATATGAAAACTATAAAAAATGTGGTGTGAAAGACGTGACACTACGTTTATATGAAAATGGTAGACATGAAATGTTTCATGAAGTAAATAAGGATGAAGTATTTAAAGATTTAATTTCGTGGTTAGATGCGCATAATAAATGA
- a CDS encoding LytTR family DNA-binding domain-containing protein, which produces MEDRTLGLLLDVVGELFSDEISIAVSNTKEYIYYRPSKRIDLKISVGDPIKEGTIAHKAMVMNQKTSEFMNRDVFGIPYHGMAVPFSNNGKLEGCVTAIYPALTDGKSVVTLKTTDGWIPVPFSKVMYLEAKDKKTYVNSEELSGTHKYSLQEFEYLLPKDSFIRCHRSFIVNVNHIKAIYPDTHSTFVLSMDNGERVPVSQSYASYFRKLLGF; this is translated from the coding sequence ATGGAAGATAGAACGTTAGGTTTATTACTAGATGTTGTTGGGGAACTATTTTCAGATGAAATTTCAATTGCTGTTTCGAATACGAAAGAATATATTTACTATCGGCCAAGTAAACGAATTGATTTAAAGATTAGTGTCGGGGATCCTATAAAGGAAGGAACGATTGCTCATAAAGCGATGGTGATGAATCAAAAAACATCTGAGTTTATGAATCGGGATGTTTTTGGTATTCCTTATCATGGAATGGCTGTACCATTTTCAAACAATGGAAAGCTTGAAGGGTGCGTGACGGCAATTTATCCAGCTTTAACGGATGGAAAGTCAGTTGTTACTTTAAAAACAACAGACGGCTGGATTCCGGTTCCTTTTTCAAAGGTTATGTATTTAGAGGCTAAAGATAAAAAGACGTATGTGAATTCAGAAGAGTTATCAGGAACACATAAATACTCTCTGCAAGAATTCGAATACTTGCTTCCGAAAGATTCATTTATTAGATGTCACCGTTCGTTTATTGTAAATGTTAATCATATTAAAGCGATTTATCCTGATACCCATTCTACTTTTGTACTTTCGATGGATAATGGTGAGAGAGTACCAGTTAGTCAATCATACGCTAGTTATTTCCGTAAACTTCTAGGATTCTAA
- a CDS encoding DODA-type extradiol aromatic ring-opening family dioxygenase, producing the protein MMPSLFLAHGSPMLAIQDTDYTRFLKTLGETYKPKAIVIFTAHWESEVLTISSSDNEYETIYDFGGFPPELYEIKYRAKGSSHIASILETKFKNKGISVHHNMTRGLDHGSWTLLHRMYPEANIPVVQISVNPFLSAKEQFEIGEALKGLGQEDILVIGSGVTVHNLRALKWNQTTPEKWAIEFDDWIIKHMQNNDKDALFNWEKNAPHAQLAVPRAEHFVPLFIAMGSGENSGEVIHRSYELGTLSYLCLRF; encoded by the coding sequence ATGATGCCATCATTATTTTTAGCACATGGTTCGCCTATGCTCGCTATTCAAGATACAGACTATACACGATTTTTAAAAACACTTGGAGAAACATATAAACCGAAAGCAATTGTTATTTTCACTGCTCATTGGGAAAGTGAAGTATTAACGATTTCCTCATCAGATAACGAGTATGAAACAATTTATGATTTTGGAGGTTTTCCCCCTGAGTTATACGAAATCAAATATCGTGCGAAAGGCTCTTCTCATATTGCATCTATTTTAGAAACAAAATTTAAGAACAAAGGTATTTCAGTCCATCATAATATGACGAGAGGTTTAGATCATGGTTCATGGACACTCCTGCACCGCATGTATCCAGAAGCAAATATTCCTGTCGTGCAAATATCAGTCAATCCATTCCTTTCTGCAAAAGAACAATTTGAAATTGGAGAAGCACTTAAAGGACTCGGACAAGAAGATATTTTAGTAATCGGGAGTGGCGTTACCGTTCATAATTTACGAGCACTGAAATGGAATCAAACTACACCTGAAAAATGGGCAATTGAATTTGATGATTGGATTATTAAACATATGCAGAATAACGATAAAGATGCATTGTTTAATTGGGAGAAAAATGCTCCTCATGCACAATTAGCAGTACCAAGAGCAGAACATTTTGTTCCTTTATTTATCGCTATGGGAAGTGGTGAAAATAGCGGTGAAGTCATTCACCGTAGTTACGAGCTTGGTACATTAAGTTATCTTTGTCTTCGATTTTAA
- a CDS encoding multidrug efflux MFS transporter: protein MASWKRNLMICWLGCFTTAAGMSLVIPFLSFYIEELGVTGTSSIAQWSGLAFGVTFLMGAIVSPIWGKLGDIHGRKLMLIRASLGMAIIMTLMGFVTDVYQLVALRFLMGAVSGFLSTAMTFIAAETPKEHSGWAISTISTGGVSGSLLGPLLGGYLSELIGMRHVFLVTGAFLFLSFLIVFFFLHEENHSAQAKKIQPKKVWTMVPAKHLIISLFVTTFIIQLANMSVQPIVTLYVKNLVGPHTAHIETIAGAVMSATGLAVILAAPRLGRLSDHIGPQKTLVVALFAAGIIFIPQAFVTSAWQLLILRFLLGIAQAGLLPSVQTLLKQHTPTHVTGRIFGYNQSFQFLGNMIGPVLGGQIAAHAGFQYVFLSTSSLLFIACIWVYFHNKNEEVSEKRHLEVS, encoded by the coding sequence ATGGCCAGCTGGAAACGGAATTTAATGATTTGTTGGCTAGGTTGTTTTACCACTGCAGCCGGTATGAGTTTAGTAATTCCTTTCTTATCTTTTTATATTGAGGAATTAGGAGTAACTGGCACTTCAAGCATTGCACAGTGGTCGGGACTTGCATTTGGTGTAACATTTTTAATGGGTGCGATCGTATCGCCAATATGGGGAAAGCTTGGTGATATACATGGACGGAAATTGATGCTTATTCGTGCTAGCCTCGGTATGGCGATTATTATGACGCTTATGGGGTTTGTAACGGATGTGTATCAACTAGTCGCACTAAGATTTTTAATGGGAGCAGTATCTGGTTTCCTTTCAACAGCGATGACATTTATTGCAGCAGAAACTCCGAAAGAACATTCAGGTTGGGCGATTTCCACAATTTCAACTGGTGGTGTGAGCGGTTCGTTACTTGGCCCGTTACTTGGCGGTTATTTGTCTGAGTTAATTGGAATGCGTCATGTCTTTCTTGTTACGGGAGCTTTTTTATTCCTATCCTTTCTCATCGTTTTTTTCTTCCTGCATGAAGAAAATCACTCTGCTCAAGCAAAAAAAATACAGCCGAAAAAAGTATGGACGATGGTCCCAGCGAAGCATTTAATTATTAGTTTATTTGTAACAACATTTATTATTCAACTTGCTAATATGTCAGTTCAACCAATTGTTACATTGTACGTGAAAAATTTAGTAGGTCCTCATACTGCACATATTGAAACAATTGCGGGTGCAGTTATGTCAGCGACAGGATTAGCAGTTATTTTGGCAGCACCAAGACTAGGAAGATTATCAGATCATATCGGTCCTCAAAAAACGTTAGTTGTAGCGTTATTTGCTGCAGGAATTATTTTTATCCCGCAAGCATTTGTAACGTCAGCTTGGCAACTATTAATTCTTCGATTTTTATTAGGTATCGCACAAGCAGGATTATTACCTTCCGTACAAACTCTACTAAAACAACATACACCAACCCATGTTACGGGACGAATATTTGGATATAATCAATCATTTCAGTTTTTAGGAAATATGATTGGTCCAGTGCTCGGGGGACAAATTGCAGCGCATGCAGGTTTCCAATATGTTTTCCTCTCTACATCTTCACTATTATTTATTGCGTGTATTTGGGTTTATTTTCATAATAAGAACGAAGAGGTATCAGAGAAACGACATTTGGAAGTTAGTTAA